AGAGGCGAACATGGAATTCACTAGCTCGGCTAAATACGTACGCGTTTCGCCGCAGAAGGCGCGCCTTGTCCTTGACCTGATCAAGGGACGCCGGGTCGAGGATGCCATCAACACGCTTACCTTTACCAAGAAAGGCATCGCCCCCGACGTCCAGAAAGTGCTGCGCTCGGCCCTGGAGAACGCCAATTATCTGAGCACGGAAAAGGGCATTGACGTCGATGTCGACAATCTCTTCGTGCTCCGCGCCGTCGCCAATGAGGGACCGCGCATGAAGCGCATCCGCCCTGCCCCGATGGGACGCGCCTTCCGCTACCAGCGGCGCATGGCGCACATCGAGATCACTCTGGCGGAGAAGAACCGCAACGCCGCCCCGGCGGAAACCCCGGACCAGGCTCACGCCGCCGCTCCGGCGCGCAAGCCGGTGCGCAAACCGGCGCTCAGGAAGAAGTCGCCCGTCAAGAAATTCGCGGGCAAGGGAAAGAAGAGGTAGGTTTCTAGCTGTCGACCGCCGACCGTCGACTGTCGACCGAATTTGAGGAACTATGGGACAAAAAGTCCATCCATACGGATTCCGCATCGGCTACACCAAGCCGTGGAAGTCGCGTTGGTTCATGACCCGCGACTACGCCAAGTTCTTGCTGGAAGACGTCAGGCTGAAAAATGAGCTCAAGGACAAGCTCAAGTCGGCCGGCGTCAGCTCCATCGAGATCGAGCGCCCCGGCAACAAGTTGCGCATCATCATCCGCACCGCCCGCCCGGGCATCATCATCGGGCGCAAGGGGGCCGAGATCGACAAGCTCAAGGGTGAGCTGCAGAAGCGCACCAACCGCGATGTCTACATTGACATCCAGGAAGTGCACAAGCCCGAGCTCGACGCGCAACTGGTTTCCGAATCCATCGCCCTGCAACTGGAAAAGCGTGTCGGCTTCCGCCGCGCCATGCGCAAGTCGGTGGATTCCGCCCTGCGTTTCGGCTGCAAGGGCATCAAGGTGCGCGTCAGCGGCCGTCTGAACGGCAATGAAATCGCGCGCTCCGAGTGGTACCTGCAGGGACGCCTGCCGCTGCACACGCTGCGCGCCGACATCGATTATGGCTTCGCCGAAGCGCGCACCACTTATGGCGTCATCGGCGTGAAGTGCTGGGTTTACAAGGGCGAAATCCTGCCCTCCAAGAAACGCGACGCGCCGGCGGCGAGCGCGTTTTAGGGAAGCTGTCAGCTCTCAGCCATCAGCGGTCAGACTGACTGGCATGAAGGTTGACAGATTAGGTTTCGGGTGTGGCGCACAGAATTTTGGAGCAGCGCACACCTGAGAGTACGACGAACAGGCTGCAAGCTGAGAGCTGATAGCTGAGAGCTTATTTATGTTGATGCCAAAGAAAGTGAAGTACCGCAAGCAGCAGCGCGGACGCATGGCCGGCAAGGCCTGGCGCGGCAGCGAGCTGGCCTTCGGCGATTACGGTCTCAAGGTCATGGAGTGCGGCCACATCACCGACCGCCAGATCGAAGCCAGCCGTATTGCCATGACCCGCTTCGTCAAGCGCGGCGGAAAAATCTGGTTGCGCCTGTTTCCCGACAAGCCGGTCACCAAGAAGCCGGCTGAAACCCGCATGGGAAAGGGCAAGGGCGCGCCCGACCACTGGGTTGCCGTCGTCCGTCCGGGCAAAATTCTGTTCGAGATGGAAGGCGTCACCCCCACCGATGCCCGCGAAGCCATGCGCCTGGCCTCGCACAAGCTGCCGCTGCGGACGCGTTTCGTCGAGCGCCACGGCGCCGGAGCGCATTGATGGTCGTCGGTTCTCGGTTTTCGGTTCACGGCACTCCGAGCTGAAAGCTTACTTGATAACCGACAACCGATAACCGACAACGAGAATTGATATGGATGCCGAGAAAATTCGCAATTTGACCGACGTCGAACTCAAGCAGCAGGAGCGCGAACTCAACGATCAGCTCTTCCGCCTCAAGTTCCAGCTCAACATGGGCCAGACCGAGAGCCTGAAGAAGATCCGCGGCCTGCGCAGGGACATCGCGCGCGTCAAGACCATCGCGCGCCAGCGCCAGATGGCCGCCACGGAGAAGTCATAATGCCGGAACCCACTACGACGGAAAAAACTTCGGCCCGCAAGACGCTGGTCGGCGACGTGGTTTCGACCAAGATGCGGAAGACCATCGTTGTCGAAGTCACGCGTAAGAAGTCGCACCACCTCTACGGCCGCGTGATCGCGCGCTCGCGCCGTTTCTACGCGCACGACGAGAACAACACCGCCAACGTCGGCGATGTCGTCCGCCTGGAAGAAACCCGCCCGCTCTCCAAGCTGAAGCGCTGGCGGCTGAAGGATGTTATTCGCCGCGCCAAGCTGGTCGGCCCCGAGGCGGTCACGCCCGGCGCGGTTGAGCAGCCCGGCGCCTCGCAGTAGTCGGTTGTAGGTCATGACTTCAGTCATGACCGAGGCGCGAAGCGCCGACCAGGTAGGTCATGACTTCAGTCATGACCGAACGCTGGTAGCCCAGGGCGGCAGCCCTGGGAATAGGTCGGAGCAGATTGCTGAGTCCCGTAGGGACGGCCCGATCTGAGTTAGGGAGATTGAAGATGGCAGTCATGATGCGAACCATGCTCGACGTCGCCGACAACTCCGGCGCGCGCAAGCTCCAGATGATCTTGCCCCTCGGCGGCTCCACCGGGCTCAGCGCCGGCCTCGGTGACGTGATCACCGCCAGCGTCAAGGAAGCTTCGCCCGACGGCACGGCGAAAAAGGGGACGGTGGTCAAGGCGGTGGTGGTGCGCACGCGCAAGGAACACCGCCGCCGCGACGGCACCTACATCCGCTTCGATCAGAACGCGGCGGTGCTGATCAACGACGCGCACGAGCCCATCGGTACCCGCGTCTTCGGCCCTGTCGCCCGCGAGTTGCGCGAGAAGAAGTTCCTGAAGATCGTCTCGCTCGCACCGGAAGTACTCTAGCCGCGGAGCGGCGGTTGAAAGTAGCCCGGCACTTTAATGCCGGGATGAGAACGGATTAAACAGCCAGTCCCGTGGGGCCGGCTGAGGCAGAGAGAGCCCCGCAGGGGCGACAGTTGATAGCCCGGCACGTGAGTGCCGGGGAAGAGGGATCTCATCGAGGACCCGAGTGCCGCAGGGACGGCACAGGAAAACGATTATGCAACGAGTACACAGGGATATTCGCCGCAACGACACCGTGAAGGTAATCACCGGCCGCGACCAGGGCAAGCAAGGCCGCGTGCTCCGCGTCTTCCCCGAAGAGGGCAAGCTGCTGGTCGAGCATGTCATGGTGGCCAAGAAACATGTGCGGCCCAATCCGCAGCGCAACGTCAAGGGCGGCATCGCCGAGCAGGAGAGCCGGATTTCGATCTCCAACGTGATGCTGCTGTGCGGCGCCTGCGGCCCGGTGCGTATCCGCCACGAGGCGCGCGGCGACCGCAAGGTGCGCGTCTGCGCCAAGTGCGGCACGACGCTGGAGAAATAGTCGTTAGTCGCTTGTCGTTGGTCGTTAGCAACCCGGCCAACGATTAACGACCAACGACAAATTGAACACCTCACGAACCGGTACCCACTCCGAAACCGTGAGAGGAAGAAGTCGAGAGCCATGGCAGACGAGAAACCGAAGAAACCGCCGAAACCGCCGCAGCAGCCGGGCAAGAAGGGCGAGGCCAAGGCCAAGGGCAAACCCGCCGAGGCCGCCGTCCAAGCCAAAGGCGATGGCAAGCTGGCGCGCCCCAAAGCGAGCAGCCGCTCCACCGCGCGCCTGCGCGAGCGCTTCGAGAAGGAAATCAGGCCCGCGCTGATGAAGGAATTCGAACTCAAGAACCCCATGGCCGTGCCGCGCCTCGAGAAGGTCGTGGTCAACATGGGGGTCGGCGAGGC
Above is a genomic segment from Terriglobia bacterium containing:
- the rplP gene encoding 50S ribosomal protein L16 translates to MLMPKKVKYRKQQRGRMAGKAWRGSELAFGDYGLKVMECGHITDRQIEASRIAMTRFVKRGGKIWLRLFPDKPVTKKPAETRMGKGKGAPDHWVAVVRPGKILFEMEGVTPTDAREAMRLASHKLPLRTRFVERHGAGAH
- the rpsC gene encoding 30S ribosomal protein S3 encodes the protein MGQKVHPYGFRIGYTKPWKSRWFMTRDYAKFLLEDVRLKNELKDKLKSAGVSSIEIERPGNKLRIIIRTARPGIIIGRKGAEIDKLKGELQKRTNRDVYIDIQEVHKPELDAQLVSESIALQLEKRVGFRRAMRKSVDSALRFGCKGIKVRVSGRLNGNEIARSEWYLQGRLPLHTLRADIDYGFAEARTTYGVIGVKCWVYKGEILPSKKRDAPAASAF
- the rplV gene encoding 50S ribosomal protein L22; amino-acid sequence: MEFTSSAKYVRVSPQKARLVLDLIKGRRVEDAINTLTFTKKGIAPDVQKVLRSALENANYLSTEKGIDVDVDNLFVLRAVANEGPRMKRIRPAPMGRAFRYQRRMAHIEITLAEKNRNAAPAETPDQAHAAAPARKPVRKPALRKKSPVKKFAGKGKKR
- the rplN gene encoding 50S ribosomal protein L14, with the translated sequence MAVMMRTMLDVADNSGARKLQMILPLGGSTGLSAGLGDVITASVKEASPDGTAKKGTVVKAVVVRTRKEHRRRDGTYIRFDQNAAVLINDAHEPIGTRVFGPVARELREKKFLKIVSLAPEVL
- the rpmC gene encoding 50S ribosomal protein L29, giving the protein MDAEKIRNLTDVELKQQERELNDQLFRLKFQLNMGQTESLKKIRGLRRDIARVKTIARQRQMAATEKS
- the rpsQ gene encoding 30S ribosomal protein S17: MPEPTTTEKTSARKTLVGDVVSTKMRKTIVVEVTRKKSHHLYGRVIARSRRFYAHDENNTANVGDVVRLEETRPLSKLKRWRLKDVIRRAKLVGPEAVTPGAVEQPGASQ
- the rplX gene encoding 50S ribosomal protein L24, with translation MQRVHRDIRRNDTVKVITGRDQGKQGRVLRVFPEEGKLLVEHVMVAKKHVRPNPQRNVKGGIAEQESRISISNVMLLCGACGPVRIRHEARGDRKVRVCAKCGTTLEK